A stretch of the uncultured Trichococcus sp. genome encodes the following:
- the addA gene encoding helicase-exonuclease AddAB subunit AddA: MTGIPARTPNEKFTETQWQSIYQTGDNILVSASAGSGKTTVLIQRIIEKVKGGTNVDELLVVTFTESAAKEMKERMTGAIQTAINEAQSQEQYLHLIKQLSLMPQANISTIHAFCLKVIQRYFYLIDLDPVFRLLADTIEVELLKEDVWEEVKEELYGEPDTHFKNLAKAYSKDRSDDDLMKLIFSLYDFSRANPIPYRWLDSLPSLYNTEDGLTNSVLYQELLKPQLLSLIEGIRYDIEQARHLAGQDVETAAQREIFETEQGYSDRLLEAVRQDDYELAYTIANEQVQFARWPSSKKADPDEVKDKKALLKGLRDKYKKDFAALSAQYLNRPLTEQEEVLRGIHPYAEEMARVTKRFSEAYWERKLDDNVLDFNDLEHLTLQILAPIAEDGERKMSDASAYYRNKFEEVLIDEYQDVNQLQESILYWVTRHQPETENLFMVGDVKQSIYAFRLADPSLFLRKYAAFADKNGGERIILAENFRSRAEVIDFTNFIFEQLMDEKVGQMDYDEAAKLQAGNKSFPESERNQTELLIYLSENADNDEEALTPENDLEADLTIDDKTAGEVTMVAQKIKALIDEKFLIYDKKTKEERPLSYRDIVLLTPTKKNNLVILEIFKDFQIPVILNDTESYFQRTEVSIILSLLKVIDNPRQDIPLAAVLRSPIVGLNEKQLALIRIQQKNGDFYEAVQHFIKICEASGIEQTAEIKDAYSKLALFMGRLHEWRNTARRSSLVTLIWTIYNDTHFLDYVGGMVAGKQRTANLHALYERAKKYEETNYKGLFQFIRFIEKIQQRDKDLAEPTSFSDDEDAVRVMTIHASKGLEFPVVFLMDLSKRFNLSDTQSKYIFSETHGLGTDYFDVQQRVQYPSLARQALAIEKKKKLLAEEMRKLYVALTRAEQKLFLVGSYKSEEKLWADWQVADGTSGKLLPDYLRLQASSMMKWLGMCLYRHEDAENDHFHKEYRGELTHYPVHFSIQTFREEDLLSYIPVAMEEINESQWKDEIEQMASANVETHEHSLAEEMKLAVALMEAQYPHEAATITTSYQSVSEIKRLFEDPDESHMLKLDLSDTKRVSRYVEPEFPRPRFMQETVMPNSAEIGTATHFVMQSVDLEKEITAAYVMQLLLELVGDGLLEQAVAEKLDAEQIAKFFETELGQEIQANADRVRREMPFSLLIPASRIFTEVPEDSTDNLLIHGIIDGFIEYDDHIVLYDFKTDFVGDRVPVLPENIVDKYRGQMNLYKKGLETIRQKPVSAAYIALLSNHTNAII; this comes from the coding sequence AATCTACCAGACCGGGGACAACATCCTCGTCTCCGCCTCGGCAGGCTCCGGCAAAACGACGGTCCTGATTCAGCGGATCATCGAAAAAGTGAAGGGCGGAACAAACGTCGATGAGCTGTTGGTCGTGACCTTCACCGAATCCGCCGCCAAGGAAATGAAGGAGCGGATGACGGGAGCCATCCAGACCGCCATCAACGAAGCGCAGTCGCAGGAGCAATACTTGCACCTGATCAAGCAGCTTTCGCTGATGCCGCAGGCGAACATCTCGACGATCCACGCCTTCTGCCTGAAGGTCATCCAGCGCTATTTCTATCTGATCGATCTGGATCCGGTCTTCCGCTTGTTGGCGGACACGATCGAAGTCGAACTGCTGAAGGAGGACGTCTGGGAGGAGGTCAAGGAGGAGCTTTACGGAGAGCCGGATACGCACTTCAAAAATCTGGCCAAGGCCTATTCGAAGGACCGCAGCGACGACGATCTGATGAAGCTGATCTTTTCGCTCTATGATTTTTCGCGCGCGAATCCGATCCCTTACCGATGGCTGGATTCCTTACCGTCTTTGTACAACACCGAAGACGGATTGACGAACAGCGTGCTTTATCAGGAATTGCTGAAGCCGCAGCTGCTGAGCCTGATCGAAGGCATCCGCTACGACATCGAACAAGCGCGGCATCTGGCCGGGCAAGATGTGGAGACGGCTGCCCAGCGCGAAATTTTTGAAACGGAACAGGGCTATTCCGACCGCCTGTTGGAAGCTGTCCGGCAGGATGACTACGAATTGGCCTACACGATCGCGAACGAACAAGTGCAGTTTGCGCGTTGGCCGAGCAGCAAGAAGGCCGACCCGGATGAAGTGAAGGATAAAAAAGCATTGCTGAAAGGCCTGCGCGACAAATACAAAAAGGATTTCGCCGCTTTGAGCGCGCAGTACCTCAATAGACCGCTTACGGAACAGGAGGAAGTGCTGCGGGGCATCCATCCCTATGCCGAAGAGATGGCCCGGGTGACGAAACGCTTTTCCGAAGCCTATTGGGAGCGGAAATTAGACGACAATGTGCTTGATTTCAATGACCTGGAGCACCTGACGCTGCAGATTCTGGCGCCGATCGCCGAGGATGGGGAGCGCAAGATGAGCGATGCGAGCGCCTATTACCGCAACAAATTCGAAGAAGTGCTGATCGACGAATACCAGGATGTGAACCAGTTGCAGGAGAGCATCCTCTATTGGGTGACACGGCACCAGCCGGAAACCGAGAACTTGTTCATGGTTGGGGATGTCAAACAGTCCATCTACGCCTTCCGCTTGGCCGATCCGAGCCTGTTCCTGCGTAAATATGCGGCCTTTGCCGATAAAAACGGTGGAGAACGGATCATTCTGGCGGAAAACTTCCGGTCGCGCGCAGAGGTCATCGATTTCACGAATTTCATCTTTGAGCAATTGATGGACGAAAAAGTCGGCCAGATGGACTACGACGAAGCCGCGAAGCTCCAGGCCGGCAACAAATCCTTTCCTGAGAGCGAGCGCAACCAGACGGAGCTGCTGATCTACCTGTCGGAGAATGCCGACAACGACGAAGAAGCCCTCACGCCGGAGAACGATCTTGAAGCCGACCTGACGATCGACGACAAGACAGCCGGGGAGGTCACGATGGTCGCGCAGAAAATCAAGGCGCTGATCGACGAGAAGTTCCTGATCTACGACAAGAAGACCAAGGAAGAACGGCCACTATCCTACCGGGACATCGTGCTGTTGACGCCGACGAAGAAGAACAACCTCGTCATCCTGGAGATCTTCAAGGATTTCCAGATTCCGGTCATCCTGAACGACACGGAAAGCTATTTCCAGCGCACCGAAGTTTCGATCATCCTCTCCTTGCTGAAGGTGATCGATAATCCGCGTCAGGATATCCCGCTTGCGGCAGTGCTGCGTTCGCCGATTGTCGGTTTGAACGAGAAGCAGTTAGCGCTGATCCGCATCCAGCAGAAGAACGGCGATTTCTACGAAGCTGTGCAGCATTTCATCAAAATATGCGAAGCTTCCGGAATCGAGCAGACTGCGGAAATAAAGGATGCGTACAGCAAACTGGCACTGTTCATGGGACGCTTGCACGAATGGCGCAACACGGCCAGACGGAGCAGCCTCGTCACGCTGATCTGGACCATCTACAACGATACCCACTTCCTCGACTACGTCGGCGGTATGGTCGCCGGCAAACAGCGGACGGCCAACCTGCACGCCCTCTATGAGCGGGCAAAGAAGTACGAGGAAACGAACTACAAAGGGCTGTTCCAATTCATCCGCTTCATCGAAAAGATCCAGCAGCGCGACAAAGATTTGGCTGAGCCGACTTCCTTCAGCGACGATGAGGATGCCGTAAGGGTCATGACCATCCACGCCAGCAAAGGCCTCGAGTTCCCGGTCGTCTTCCTGATGGATCTGTCGAAACGGTTCAACCTGAGCGATACGCAAAGCAAATACATCTTCTCGGAGACGCACGGGCTAGGAACCGATTATTTCGACGTCCAGCAACGGGTTCAGTATCCGTCCTTGGCGCGCCAAGCGTTGGCGATCGAAAAGAAAAAGAAATTGCTGGCGGAAGAGATGCGCAAACTGTATGTGGCCCTGACCCGCGCCGAACAGAAACTGTTCCTAGTCGGTTCCTACAAATCCGAAGAGAAACTTTGGGCCGATTGGCAAGTGGCCGACGGAACAAGCGGGAAACTGCTGCCGGATTACTTGCGGCTGCAAGCCAGTTCGATGATGAAATGGCTCGGCATGTGCCTGTACCGGCACGAGGATGCCGAGAATGACCATTTCCACAAGGAGTACCGGGGCGAACTGACGCACTATCCGGTACACTTCAGCATCCAGACTTTCCGTGAGGAAGACCTGCTGTCCTACATCCCGGTCGCCATGGAGGAAATCAACGAATCGCAGTGGAAAGACGAAATCGAGCAGATGGCGTCCGCCAACGTCGAAACGCATGAGCATTCTTTGGCGGAAGAGATGAAGCTAGCCGTTGCCCTGATGGAGGCGCAGTATCCCCACGAAGCGGCAACGATAACCACTAGCTACCAGTCCGTTTCCGAAATCAAGCGACTGTTCGAAGATCCGGACGAAAGCCATATGCTGAAGCTGGACCTTTCCGACACCAAACGGGTCTCCCGCTATGTGGAGCCCGAGTTCCCGCGTCCGCGTTTCATGCAAGAGACGGTGATGCCGAACAGCGCCGAAATCGGTACCGCGACCCATTTCGTGATGCAGTCCGTGGATCTGGAAAAGGAAATCACCGCAGCCTATGTGATGCAGCTGTTGCTTGAATTGGTAGGGGATGGGCTGCTGGAGCAGGCTGTCGCGGAGAAGCTCGATGCGGAACAGATCGCCAAATTCTTCGAAACCGAGTTGGGACAGGAAATCCAGGCGAACGCGGACAGGGTGAGACGGGAAATGCCGTTCTCATTGCTGATTCCGGCCAGTAGGATCTTCACTGAGGTACCGGAAGACTCAACCGACAATCTGCTGATCCACGGTATCATCGACGGCTTCATCGAGTACGACGATCACATCGTACTCTACGACTTCAAGACCGACTTCGTGGGTGACCGCGTGCCGGTATTGCCCGAGAATATCGTCGACAAGTACCGCGGCCAGATGAACCTGTACAAAAAGGGCCTCGAGACCATCCGGCAGAAACCCGTCAGCGCGGCATACATCGCGCTGCTTTCGAACCATACGAATGCGATCATCTGA
- a CDS encoding PTS mannose/fructose/sorbose transporter subunit IIC: MSVVSIILVIIVAFFAGMEGILDEFQFHQPLVACTLIGLVTGNLEAGIILGGSLQMIALGWANIGAAVAPDAALASVASAIILVLGGQGVDGVSSAIAIAIPLAVAGLVLTMFVRTLAVPVVHMMDAAAEQGDYRKIEWLQIGAIAMQGLRIAIPAALLLFIPADAVRSGLEAMPGWLTDGMAIGGGMVVAVGYAMVINMMATKEVWPFFVIGFVVAAVSQLTLIALGALGVAMALIYLNLSKMGGSGNGGSSNTGDPLDSILNDY, translated from the coding sequence ATGTCAGTCGTTTCTATTATTCTGGTTATCATCGTGGCATTCTTTGCCGGGATGGAAGGTATTTTGGATGAGTTCCAATTCCATCAACCACTCGTTGCATGTACATTGATCGGTCTGGTCACAGGAAATCTTGAAGCTGGTATTATTCTTGGCGGATCATTACAGATGATCGCATTGGGTTGGGCAAACATCGGAGCCGCTGTAGCACCTGACGCAGCACTAGCTTCTGTCGCATCTGCAATTATTTTGGTTTTAGGTGGTCAAGGCGTAGATGGTGTATCTTCCGCTATCGCCATTGCGATCCCTCTGGCTGTAGCTGGATTGGTCTTGACGATGTTCGTTCGTACACTAGCAGTTCCTGTGGTTCATATGATGGACGCAGCTGCAGAACAAGGCGATTATCGCAAAATCGAATGGCTTCAAATTGGAGCGATTGCCATGCAAGGGTTGCGGATTGCAATTCCTGCAGCATTGCTTCTGTTCATCCCTGCAGACGCAGTCCGTTCCGGATTGGAAGCAATGCCGGGCTGGCTGACTGATGGAATGGCAATTGGTGGCGGTATGGTAGTAGCTGTTGGTTATGCTATGGTAATCAATATGATGGCCACTAAAGAAGTATGGCCATTCTTCGTCATCGGTTTCGTTGTTGCTGCTGTATCTCAATTGACGTTGATCGCATTAGGAGCCCTAGGTGTTGCAATGGCCTTGATTTACTTGAACCTTTCTAAAATGGGCGGTTCCGGCAATGGCGGTTCCAGCAATACTGGCGATCCACTTGATTCGATACTCAACGACTATTAG
- a CDS encoding sigma 54-interacting transcriptional regulator yields MKRIDRIYEYIRIRSQEWTEAAFEQANEGVTTQEVVMELDIKRPNASSDLNELVRQGKLIKSSGRPVRYADHSLQIQKQPQKKMHSYIEDQHKPTARPKKQAGVTASKISGISSIREGSNAGNRETNNEGFANVVGSNDSMRTQVDQAKAAILYPPKGLSCLITGPTGSGKTFFVHAMFRFAQANQVFAADKELVVFNCADYAHNPELLMAHLFGYRKGAFTGATETTDGLIQRADGGMLFMDEVHRLPPEGQEMIFYLMDHGTYNRLGETDKANKVNVRLVCATTEDPASSLLQTFVRRIPIVIKLPQFSERPIAEQVDLLKRMVAIEANRIQRSIHVKQDAVKALIGSVTYGNVGQLKSNVQLVCARAFLNYMNSSDISITLDELTPEIQNGLMNLANNHRERLNELTRILEPVLTLVPNEGTESPMIRDSYDLPYNLYEIIGNKAALLREEGLDQESINHFIMTDINVHLKSFYRDTGLTFDTEKKLSEIIDQRIIGFAKNMFEYAQKHLDYHFQRNFVYAMSLHISSFLKRIQLGESNRTLHASIKNMVEDYPKEFSVAKWMKQELQKEYNINIPEVETYYLTLLLVSLKQDNVTGRVGVVIAAHGRSTATSMAEVVTTLLGVDNIRAVDMPLEMKPQVALEKIIHCVQEIDRGSGVILLVDMGSLTTFSEKITEKTGIEVKTIDMVTTPIVLETVRKTDLVETTLDEIYRSLQSFRGYAGTHVTTREENGQSLKLKKAIVAICASGEGTAQKMKEMLDKHLEKYFDVDIEVLPISVIDMDKQLVTLQQKYDILATTGIVKPKIDAVYIPMEHFFNGDAEKVLDYLIEESESFDDSELTSEKAKQICVEYMTQSFTFLNPQKLIEPLWKYSSSILKKEENYSQLINILMHLAGMFERALRQDTLIAPQEELELTEQTERFQQLEQSLNLLSGTFQIEMPKDEVYYLQQLLTYQE; encoded by the coding sequence GTGAAACGAATTGACAGAATCTATGAGTATATCAGAATCCGCTCACAGGAGTGGACAGAAGCTGCTTTTGAACAAGCGAACGAAGGCGTGACGACTCAGGAAGTCGTGATGGAACTCGACATCAAACGGCCCAATGCAAGCAGCGACTTGAACGAGCTCGTTCGTCAGGGAAAACTGATCAAATCCTCTGGACGGCCGGTCAGATATGCGGACCACTCTTTGCAAATCCAGAAACAACCACAAAAAAAGATGCACTCATATATAGAGGACCAACACAAGCCTACAGCAAGGCCAAAAAAACAAGCGGGCGTAACTGCTTCTAAAATTTCTGGCATATCCTCAATCCGAGAAGGAAGTAATGCGGGCAACCGCGAAACAAATAACGAAGGATTTGCAAATGTAGTAGGGTCGAATGACAGCATGCGGACTCAAGTTGATCAGGCTAAAGCAGCAATCCTCTATCCTCCTAAGGGTTTGAGTTGCTTGATAACTGGACCGACAGGAAGCGGGAAAACTTTTTTTGTTCATGCGATGTTTCGGTTCGCGCAAGCAAATCAAGTTTTTGCAGCTGATAAGGAGCTGGTTGTGTTCAACTGTGCCGACTATGCGCACAATCCCGAATTATTGATGGCTCATTTATTCGGCTATCGCAAGGGTGCCTTTACAGGAGCGACGGAAACGACGGACGGCTTGATCCAACGGGCAGACGGAGGCATGCTCTTTATGGATGAAGTGCACCGCCTGCCGCCGGAAGGACAAGAAATGATATTTTATCTGATGGATCACGGCACTTACAATCGCTTGGGCGAAACCGATAAAGCCAATAAAGTCAATGTCCGTCTTGTTTGTGCAACGACGGAAGATCCCGCTTCCAGTTTGCTGCAGACTTTTGTGCGACGTATCCCGATCGTCATCAAGTTGCCGCAATTTTCGGAGCGGCCGATTGCAGAACAGGTGGACTTGCTGAAACGGATGGTTGCGATCGAAGCCAATCGCATCCAAAGAAGTATCCATGTGAAACAGGATGCAGTGAAGGCTTTGATAGGCAGCGTCACCTATGGAAATGTCGGTCAGCTGAAATCGAATGTGCAGCTTGTCTGTGCGCGGGCTTTTTTGAACTACATGAATTCCAGTGACATATCGATTACGTTGGATGAGCTGACACCAGAAATCCAAAATGGTCTGATGAATCTGGCGAATAATCATCGTGAGCGCTTGAATGAACTCACTCGGATACTGGAGCCCGTGCTGACCTTGGTACCGAATGAAGGAACGGAAAGCCCAATGATAAGGGATTCCTACGATCTTCCTTATAACCTGTATGAGATAATCGGGAATAAGGCCGCGTTGCTGCGGGAGGAGGGGCTTGACCAGGAATCCATCAACCACTTCATTATGACCGACATCAATGTCCACCTGAAATCTTTTTATCGTGATACGGGTTTGACCTTCGATACAGAGAAGAAGCTTTCTGAAATCATTGATCAGCGGATCATTGGCTTTGCAAAAAATATGTTTGAGTATGCACAAAAACATCTGGATTATCACTTCCAGCGGAATTTCGTCTATGCGATGAGTCTGCATATCAGTTCGTTTTTAAAACGGATTCAATTGGGAGAAAGCAACCGCACGCTCCATGCAAGCATCAAAAATATGGTGGAAGATTACCCCAAAGAGTTTTCGGTTGCTAAATGGATGAAACAAGAGCTACAAAAAGAATACAACATCAACATCCCTGAAGTGGAGACCTATTACCTGACGTTGTTGTTGGTCTCACTAAAGCAAGACAATGTTACAGGCCGCGTGGGTGTTGTGATTGCAGCCCATGGCAGGAGCACAGCAACGAGCATGGCGGAGGTTGTGACGACATTATTGGGGGTCGACAATATCCGAGCTGTGGATATGCCGCTTGAGATGAAGCCCCAAGTAGCCCTCGAAAAAATTATTCATTGTGTCCAAGAAATAGATCGAGGGAGTGGCGTGATTTTGTTGGTGGATATGGGTTCGCTGACGACATTTTCGGAAAAAATCACTGAGAAAACAGGAATTGAGGTCAAAACCATCGACATGGTCACGACCCCGATCGTTTTGGAGACAGTGCGGAAGACGGACCTTGTAGAAACGACACTTGATGAAATTTATCGATCGCTTCAATCTTTTCGTGGTTATGCAGGCACCCACGTGACCACTAGGGAAGAGAACGGTCAATCATTAAAGCTCAAAAAGGCAATCGTTGCTATCTGCGCTTCGGGCGAAGGGACCGCGCAAAAGATGAAAGAGATGCTCGACAAACATCTGGAGAAGTATTTTGATGTGGACATCGAGGTGCTGCCGATTTCGGTGATCGATATGGACAAGCAGCTCGTAACCTTGCAACAGAAATATGACATCCTGGCGACAACAGGAATCGTCAAACCAAAAATCGATGCCGTTTACATTCCAATGGAACATTTTTTCAATGGGGATGCCGAAAAAGTATTGGACTATTTAATAGAAGAATCCGAATCCTTTGATGATAGTGAGTTGACATCGGAGAAGGCAAAACAGATATGCGTGGAATACATGACGCAAAGCTTTACTTTCTTGAATCCGCAAAAGCTGATCGAACCTTTATGGAAGTACAGCAGTTCCATATTAAAGAAGGAAGAAAATTATTCCCAATTAATCAATATTCTGATGCACCTGGCGGGAATGTTTGAGCGGGCCTTACGCCAGGATACATTGATTGCACCGCAAGAAGAACTGGAATTGACTGAACAGACAGAGAGGTTCCAGCAGTTGGAACAGTCCTTAAATCTCCTGAGCGGCACTTTCCAAATTGAAATGCCGAAAGATGAAGTATACTATCTGCAGCAGTTGTTGACCTATCAAGAGTGA
- a CDS encoding DUF6290 family protein: MSTISLRMDEEEEKLIKEYAKAKNITISALFRNAVLEKIEDEIDLDLYHVAMKQHIKNPQVLSFDEMMKELDF; encoded by the coding sequence ATGAGTACTATATCATTACGTATGGATGAAGAAGAAGAAAAATTAATCAAAGAATATGCAAAAGCCAAAAACATTACGATTTCTGCTCTCTTTAGGAATGCAGTATTAGAAAAAATTGAAGATGAAATTGACTTAGATCTTTACCATGTTGCCATGAAACAACACATTAAGAACCCTCAAGTTCTTTCTTTCGATGAAATGATGAAGGAATTAGATTTCTGA
- a CDS encoding DUF956 family protein: protein MVESLNAKVDMVVDGTSYMGLTDYGKIMIGDQAFEFYHHRDPRKFIQIPWEEVDYVLASVMFKGKWIPRFALQTKKDGTYTFSAKNPKDVLRAIRIYVQPDHMVQSLGFFDVLKNAFKHMFNKKAS from the coding sequence ATGGTTGAATCCCTGAATGCAAAGGTTGATATGGTAGTGGATGGTACTTCATATATGGGGCTGACCGACTATGGCAAAATCATGATTGGAGATCAAGCATTTGAATTTTATCATCATCGTGATCCGCGAAAGTTCATTCAAATTCCTTGGGAAGAGGTCGATTATGTCCTTGCATCGGTGATGTTCAAAGGGAAATGGATTCCACGTTTTGCGCTTCAGACAAAGAAGGACGGTACATATACTTTTTCAGCAAAAAACCCCAAGGACGTTTTACGTGCGATCCGCATCTATGTGCAACCAGATCATATGGTTCAATCATTGGGTTTCTTCGATGTTTTGAAGAATGCCTTCAAGCATATGTTCAATAAGAAAGCATCCTGA
- a CDS encoding mannose/fructose/sorbose PTS transporter subunit IIA, whose product MVGIILASHGNFAEGILQSASMIFGEQENVKAVTLAPSEGPDDVKAKMQEAIASFDNQDEVLFLVDLWGGTPFNQANSLFEAHKDTWAIIAGMNLPMVIEAYAARLSMDSAQKIAAQILPAAKDGVRAKPETLEPKKVEAASTVQQPKGNLPVGTVVGDGKIKLALVRLDSRLLHGQVATTWAKSAGTNRIIVVSDDVSRDELRKNLIVQAAPPGVKANVIPIKKMIEIAKDPRFGNTHALLLFENVQDVVRVIDGGVKIEELNVGSMAHSVGKVVVNKVLSMGPEDVKAFETLKEKGVKFDVRKVPNDSSEKMDTLLKKAKEELAKA is encoded by the coding sequence ATGGTAGGAATTATCCTAGCAAGTCACGGGAATTTCGCTGAAGGTATTCTGCAATCGGCTTCGATGATTTTCGGCGAACAAGAAAATGTCAAAGCAGTGACACTGGCGCCTAGTGAAGGACCGGACGATGTCAAAGCAAAGATGCAAGAGGCTATTGCATCCTTTGACAACCAAGATGAAGTACTGTTCTTAGTCGATTTATGGGGCGGCACGCCGTTCAACCAAGCCAACAGTCTTTTCGAAGCACATAAAGACACATGGGCGATAATCGCCGGAATGAACCTTCCGATGGTCATCGAAGCGTATGCTGCACGTCTGAGCATGGACTCAGCGCAAAAAATTGCTGCACAAATTCTTCCAGCAGCGAAGGACGGTGTGAGAGCTAAGCCAGAAACTTTAGAGCCGAAGAAAGTGGAAGCGGCTTCTACAGTGCAACAACCTAAAGGCAACCTTCCTGTAGGGACAGTCGTTGGGGATGGAAAGATCAAGTTAGCTTTAGTTCGATTGGATTCACGATTGCTTCACGGGCAAGTAGCAACAACGTGGGCGAAATCAGCTGGAACAAATCGGATCATTGTAGTTTCGGATGATGTCTCAAGGGATGAATTGCGGAAAAACCTGATCGTGCAAGCTGCACCTCCAGGAGTCAAAGCCAATGTGATTCCAATCAAAAAAATGATTGAAATCGCCAAGGATCCTCGTTTCGGAAATACCCATGCTCTCTTGCTTTTTGAAAATGTGCAAGATGTCGTTCGGGTAATTGATGGCGGCGTCAAGATTGAGGAATTGAATGTTGGGTCAATGGCTCACTCAGTCGGCAAGGTTGTCGTGAATAAGGTCTTGTCAATGGGGCCTGAAGATGTGAAAGCGTTTGAAACATTGAAAGAAAAAGGCGTTAAATTTGATGTCCGGAAAGTTCCGAATGATTCATCGGAAAAAATGGATACGTTGCTGAAAAAAGCTAAAGAAGAATTAGCTAAGGCATAA
- a CDS encoding PTS system mannose/fructose/sorbose family transporter subunit IID: MAQNTVDKKFVLTKKDRLAVAWRSTFIQGSWNYERMQNGGWAFAMIPAIKKLYPAKEDRVLALKRHLEFFNTHPYVASPVLGVTLALEEERANGAPVDDVTIQGVKVGMMGPLAGVGDPVFWFTVRPILGALGASLALTGNILGPILFFVAWNAIRWGFMWYTQEFGYKAGSKITEDLSGGILQDLTKGASILGMFVLAALVQRWVSISFAPTVSSVKLQEGAFIDWENLPSGTAGIQQALMQYTSGLSLTDTKVTTLQNNLDQLIPGLAALLLTLLCMWLLKKKVSPIVIILGLFVVGIGGRLIGLL; this comes from the coding sequence ATGGCACAAAATACGGTAGATAAAAAGTTCGTATTAACTAAAAAAGATAGACTAGCTGTTGCTTGGCGTTCCACCTTCATTCAAGGATCATGGAACTACGAACGGATGCAAAATGGTGGCTGGGCTTTCGCAATGATTCCAGCAATCAAAAAGCTTTATCCAGCAAAAGAAGATCGCGTCCTGGCATTGAAACGTCATTTGGAATTTTTCAATACACATCCATATGTGGCATCTCCAGTATTAGGCGTAACGCTGGCTCTGGAAGAGGAACGCGCAAACGGAGCTCCAGTGGATGATGTTACGATTCAAGGTGTGAAGGTCGGAATGATGGGCCCTCTTGCCGGTGTCGGTGACCCTGTATTCTGGTTTACGGTCCGTCCGATTCTGGGGGCTTTAGGTGCATCCTTGGCCTTAACAGGAAACATCTTAGGACCCATCCTGTTCTTCGTTGCATGGAACGCTATCCGTTGGGGATTCATGTGGTATACCCAAGAATTCGGTTACAAGGCTGGATCAAAAATCACTGAGGATTTGTCCGGCGGGATACTGCAGGATTTGACAAAAGGTGCTTCCATTCTTGGGATGTTTGTATTGGCTGCCTTAGTGCAACGTTGGGTATCCATCTCGTTTGCTCCAACCGTTTCTTCAGTGAAATTGCAAGAAGGCGCATTTATCGATTGGGAAAACCTGCCAAGTGGCACTGCCGGCATCCAGCAAGCTCTGATGCAGTACACTTCAGGCTTGTCACTGACTGATACAAAAGTTACGACCTTGCAAAACAACTTGGATCAATTGATCCCTGGATTGGCAGCTTTGCTGTTGACATTGCTTTGCATGTGGTTGTTGAAGAAGAAAGTCTCCCCAATCGTGATCATTCTTGGCTTGTTCGTCGTCGGTATCGGCGGACGCTTGATTGGATTGCTGTAA
- a CDS encoding DUF2798 domain-containing protein, producing the protein MPTNKKEGIIFTTIMCSMMVLGMSMYNLLLHDNFGLVPLMAGLVPGFVVAFSLDVFVVGVIAKKIAFQLPINKKSKVQLILTISSLMVLGMVTFMSLFGVLMEGGIPDNLWAAYSEAWRMNVIVALPLQLLIVGPVSRTILGKIQANSQLILE; encoded by the coding sequence ATGCCCACAAACAAAAAAGAAGGAATTATTTTTACTACGATAATGTGCTCGATGATGGTGTTAGGAATGAGCATGTACAATCTGCTGCTGCATGACAATTTTGGTTTAGTGCCGCTTATGGCAGGATTAGTGCCAGGTTTCGTCGTTGCGTTTAGTTTGGACGTATTCGTTGTGGGAGTAATCGCAAAGAAGATTGCTTTTCAATTGCCGATCAATAAAAAAAGCAAGGTGCAGTTAATTTTGACGATTTCCAGTCTGATGGTCTTAGGCATGGTAACTTTCATGTCATTATTCGGCGTTCTGATGGAAGGCGGCATCCCTGATAATTTATGGGCGGCGTATAGTGAAGCCTGGAGAATGAATGTTATTGTCGCTTTGCCGTTACAATTGTTGATTGTCGGGCCTGTTTCCCGGACAATTCTTGGTAAAATCCAAGCCAATAGTCAACTTATTTTGGAATAA
- a CDS encoding type II toxin-antitoxin system RelE/ParE family toxin encodes MAFKVAFESNAQKTLKKMDRYQAQIILSWIKKNLVDTENPRQHGKGLVANHSGEWRYRIGDYRLIADINDDTITILILEIGHRKDIYK; translated from the coding sequence GTGGCATTTAAAGTAGCCTTTGAAAGCAACGCTCAAAAGACACTGAAGAAAATGGATCGCTATCAAGCGCAAATCATTTTATCTTGGATTAAAAAGAATCTAGTGGATACGGAGAATCCCAGACAGCATGGAAAGGGACTTGTCGCGAACCATTCTGGTGAATGGCGTTATCGGATTGGTGATTACCGTCTGATTGCAGACATCAATGATGATACAATCACTATATTAATTCTTGAAATCGGCCACCGGAAAGATATCTATAAATAG